The genomic interval CTGAGAGCGCCACCGGTATTACCCGGTGGCGTATGCCACACTTTTCTTTATTGGTGTCCCTCAGGCAGCCATCGACCGCCTGATTCGCCTTTTACTGCTTGATGACCAGCTTCAGGTCAACCGGGTATTTGGCCTGAACTTTTTCGCCCTTCAGCACTTTGTCGGCAGTTTCAACGCCAGTGGCGCCAATCTGCTCAGGCAGCTGAGCAATGGTCGCAGCCAGTTTGCCATCGTTTACTGCTTTTTCACCATCCGGCGTGCCGTCAAATCCGACAACCATCACATCAGATTTACCTGCAGTCTGCAGGGCACGCAGCGCGCCGAGCGCCATTTCGTCGTTCTGTGCGAACACGGCCTGCACGTCAGGATGCGCGGTCAGCAGGTTCTGCATAACGTTCAGACCTTTAGTACGGTCGAAGTCTGCCGGCTGGCTGGCCAGTACGTTAAATTTGTGCGCTGCAACGGCCTGCTGGAAGCCTTCACCACGCTCACGCGCTGCGGAAGTCCCGGCGATGCCCTGCAGTTCGATAACTTTCGCGCCTTCACCTGCTTTCTTCGCGATGTAATCACCCGCGATTTTGCCGCCCAGCACGTTATCAGAAGCAATGTGGCTGACCACGTCGCCTTTAGAGGCCTGACGGTCCAGGGTGATTACCGGGATCTTCGCCTGGTTTGCCATTTTAACGGCGTTGCCTACGGCGTCAGAATCGGTTGGGTTGATCAGCAGAATTTTGGTGCCACGAACGGTTAAGTCCTGAACGTTAGCCAGCTCTTTCGCCGGGTTGTTCTGAGAATCCAGCACCACCAGGTTGTAACCCAGTTTATCCGCTTCTTTCTGCGCACCGTCCTTCAGGGAGACGAAGAACGGGTTGTTCAGGGTAGAGACAACCAGCGCGATGGTGTCTTTTGCCATTGCGTTAGCACTTACGGTTGCGCTTAGCGCGACTGCAGAAACCAGGGTAGCCAGTTTTTTCATGTTCATATCTAAGATGTCCTGTAGTGTCGTCAGTTACTGTTTTTTGTTGTCTACCAGTACCGCCAGCAAAATCACCACTGCCTTAACGATCATCTGGTAATAGGAGGAAACACCTAACAAATTCAAACCATTATTCAGGAAACCGAGAATCAGTGCGCCGATCAATGTCCCAACAATGCGACCTTTACCGCCCGCAAGACTCGTACCGCCCAGAACCACTGCCGCAATAGCATCCAGCTCATATCCCGTACCCGCCGTCGGCTGCGCGGAAGAGAGGCGCGCCACCTCGATAATGCCTGCCAGTGACGCCAGAAGGCCGCACAGGGAGTAAACGATAATTTTGACTTTATTAACGCTGATACCAGACAGGCGCGTTGCCGCTTCGTTACCGCCCAGCGCATAGATATAACGGCCCAGACGGGTGTGGTGCAGCATGTACCACGCCGCCAGGAAGACGATAGCCATGATCCAGACCGGGGTCGGGACACCCAGAGGGCGACCAATACCGAACCAGCCAAACAGATCCGCGTTATCGGTGAAGCCGGTATT from Enterobacter sp. JBIWA008 carries:
- the rbsB gene encoding ribose ABC transporter substrate-binding protein RbsB, yielding MNMKKLATLVSAVALSATVSANAMAKDTIALVVSTLNNPFFVSLKDGAQKEADKLGYNLVVLDSQNNPAKELANVQDLTVRGTKILLINPTDSDAVGNAVKMANQAKIPVITLDRQASKGDVVSHIASDNVLGGKIAGDYIAKKAGEGAKVIELQGIAGTSAARERGEGFQQAVAAHKFNVLASQPADFDRTKGLNVMQNLLTAHPDVQAVFAQNDEMALGALRALQTAGKSDVMVVGFDGTPDGEKAVNDGKLAATIAQLPEQIGATGVETADKVLKGEKVQAKYPVDLKLVIKQ
- the rbsC gene encoding ribose ABC transporter permease; this translates as MTTQAVSGRRYFTKAWLMEQKSLIALLVLIAIVSTMSPNFFTVNNLFNILQQTSVNAIMAVGMTLVILTSGIDLSVGSLLALTGAIAASIVGIEVNALVAVAAALAAGAAIGAVTGVIVAKGRVQAFIATLVMMLLLRGVTMVYTNGSPVNTGFTDNADLFGWFGIGRPLGVPTPVWIMAIVFLAAWYMLHHTRLGRYIYALGGNEAATRLSGISVNKVKIIVYSLCGLLASLAGIIEVARLSSAQPTAGTGYELDAIAAVVLGGTSLAGGKGRIVGTLIGALILGFLNNGLNLLGVSSYYQMIVKAVVILLAVLVDNKKQ